CCAGAGCAAGCTATGGATTATTTTACATTATTCGGGTTACCCGCTAGCTATCAGGTTGACGGTACCCAACTCACAACCCGCTATCAAGAATTGCAACGCCAATTCCATCCCGACCGTTTTGCAAGCCAGCCTGAACGCGAGCGTTTAGCTTCATTGCAACAAGCCGCAACCATCAATGACGCTTACCAAACCCTCAAGCACCCGTTAAAACGTGCTGAGTATATGCTATCTTTGCAGGGGTTTGATTTAAGCAACGAACAGCACACTATGCGCGATACTGCGTTTTTGATGGAGCAGTTGGAGTTGCGTGAAGAGCTTGATGCTATCGAACGCCAACCTGATGCCGAAGCCCAGCTCGCGGCATTCAACGACCGACTGGCTTTGATGACACGAACACGTACTCAGCAAATGGTCGAGCAGTTGGCTCAACAGCAGTGGGAGCTCGCGGCGGATACAGTCCGAAAATTACGTTTTCTGGATAAACTGCAGCAGCAAGTTGAACAGTTAGAAGAGCGGTTGTTTGATGATTTTGCGTAAGCAGCCCAGTGCGTAAATAGCATGCAACAAATTGATAAAAATAAATAAAATTCAATTTGTTGGTTACCAGAATGCTGAATGAATTCTTATTAGAGCATGTCGCGACAGTTTTTTTTATAGCTATATATGGCCTGTAATTTATCACCGGTATAGCTATAGACTCATGATTGATGGAAGCTCAACATGGCCTTATTACAAATTAGTGAGCCTGGTTTAACGGCGGCCCCGCATCAACGTCGGTTGGCTGCTGGGATAGATTTAGGCACTACCAACTCTTTGGTTGCAACCGTGCGTAGCGGTAAAGCGCAAACGCTGGTCGATGAACAGCAGCGGGACCTCTTGCCCTCTGTGGTGCACTATCAACAAAATGGTATTGATGTCGGTTGGCATGCGCGTGAGTTCGCCGCGCAGGACCCAGTCAATACGATCAGTTCCGTCAAACGCATGATGGGCCGCTCTTTGGCCGATATTGTGCAGCGTTATCCCAATCTGCCTTATCAATTCCAACCGAGCGAAAACGGCTTACCGATGATCCAGACCGCGGCTGGATGGGTCAACCCTATCCAAGTGTCTGCGGATATCCTGAAAGCGTTGGCGCAACGTGCACAAGCTGCGCTGGAAGGCTTACTTGATGGTGTCGTGATCACTGTCCCTGCCTATTTTGATGATGCGCAGCGTCAAGGCACCAAAGATGCCGCGCGTTTGGCTGGGCTGCATGTGCTGCGTTTGCTGAATGAGCCTACGGCAGCGGCAATCGCATACGGTCTGGATTCAGGCCAAGAAGGGGTGATTGCCGTTTACGATCTCGGGGGCGGTACCTTCGATATTTCTATTTTGCGCCTTAGCCGTGGTGTGTTTGAAGTGCTGGCCACGGGTGGTGATTCTGCATTAGGTGGTGATGATTTCGATCATCTATTGGCAGACTGGCTGCGTGAGCAAGCAGGCATCGATTCCCGCGCTGATCATGGTATTCAGCGGCAACTTCTTGATGCGGCCATTGCGGCC
The window above is part of the Yersinia massiliensis genome. Proteins encoded here:
- the hscB gene encoding co-chaperone HscB codes for the protein MDYFTLFGLPASYQVDGTQLTTRYQELQRQFHPDRFASQPERERLASLQQAATINDAYQTLKHPLKRAEYMLSLQGFDLSNEQHTMRDTAFLMEQLELREELDAIERQPDAEAQLAAFNDRLALMTRTRTQQMVEQLAQQQWELAADTVRKLRFLDKLQQQVEQLEERLFDDFA